The Grus americana isolate bGruAme1 chromosome 8, bGruAme1.mat, whole genome shotgun sequence genome includes a region encoding these proteins:
- the STX6 gene encoding syntaxin-6, with protein sequence MSSMEDPFFVVKGEVQKAVNTAQGLFQRWTELLQDPSIATREEIDWTTNELRNNLRSIEWDLEDLDETISIVEANPRKFNLDATELGIRKAFITSTRQVVREMKDQMSNSSMQALAERKNRQALLGESGSQSWSSGPDKYSRLDRELQLANSHFIEEQQAQQQLIVEQQDEQLELVSGSIGVLKNMSQRIGGELEEQAVMLDDFSHELDSTQSRLDNVMKKLAKVSHMTSDRRQWCAIIVLFVILLVVLILFFVL encoded by the exons ATGTCGTCGATGGAGGACCCCTTTTTCGTGGTGAAGGG GGAGGTGCAGAAAGCTGTGAACACCGCCCAGGGGCTCTTCCAGAGGTGGACAGAGCTCCTGCAAGATCCCTCCATCGCCACAAGAGAAGAAATCGACTGGACCACTAATGAGCTCAGGAATAACCTACGGAGCATCGAGTGGGACCTGGAAGACTTGGATGAAACGATTA GCATTGTTGAGGCAAACCCGCGGAAATTCAACCTCGATGCGACGGAGCTGGGTATCAGGAAAGCCTTCATCACGAGCACGCGGCAGGTGGTCAGG GAAATGAAGGATCAGATGTCAAACTCCTCCATGCAAGCGCtggctgaaagaaaaaacagacag GCGCTCCTGGGAGAAAGCGGGAGTCAGAGTTGGAGCTCTGGACCTGACAAATACAGCCGCCTGGACCGGGAGCTGCAATTAGCAAATTCACACTTCATTGAGGAGCAGCAAGCTCAACAACAG TTGATTGTGGAGCAGCAAGATGAGCAGTTGGAGCTGGTCTCTGGCAGCATCGGGGTGCTGAAGAACATGTCCCAGCGCATTGgcggggagctggaggagcaagCAGT GATGCTGGATGACTTCTCCCACGAGTTAGACAGCACTCAGTCGCGGCTTGATAACGTCATGAAGAAGCTCGCCAAAGTGTCTCACATGACGAGCG atcGACGGCAGTGGTGTGCAATTATTGTCCTCTTCGTCATCTTGCTGGTGGTGCTCATCCTGTTTTTCGTCCTGTGA
- the IER5 gene encoding immediate early response gene 5 protein has protein sequence MEFKLEAHRIVSISLGKIYSARGQRGGLKLHKNLLVSLVLRSARQVYLSEPGCPPEPPPAACGPPEEESPPCTTAWAAGEPPPPPQDEAVRSGPRLPGADCESPRSRRCCCGCSCCCAAAAGGEANRGDCATAGAAAPPPPHCPRKRSAGERGQAGSPVKKPRREEEEEPPPPPPPGEQEDMETGNVASLISIFGSSFSGLLSKEPKGRRRTPLDGNEAAAAGTPAEAAAEPGQICCDEPVLRTLNPWSTAIVAF, from the coding sequence ATGGAGTTCAAGCTGGAGGCGCACCGCATCGTCAGCATCTCCCTGGGCAAGATCTACAGCGCCCGGGGTCAGCGCGGCGGCCTCAAGCTCCACAAGAACCTCCTGGTGTCGCTGGTGCTGCGCAGCGCCCGGCAGGTCTACCTGAGCGAACCGGGCTGCCCACCCgagccgccccccgccgcctgCGGGCCCCCCGAAGAGGAGTCACCGCCCTGCACCACCGCCTGGGCGGCCGgcgagccgccgccgcccccgcagGACGAGGCGGTTAGAAGCGGCCCGCGGCTGCCCGGCGCGGACTGCGAGAGCCCCCGGTCGCGGCGCTGTTGCTGCGGTTGTAGCTGCTgctgcgcggcggcggcgggcggcgagGCGAACCGCGGGGACTGCGCCACCGCCGGGGCCgcggcccccccgccgccccacTGTCCCCGGAAGCGGAGTGCCGGAGAGCGGGGCCAGGCGGGCTCCCCGGTGAAGAAGCCCCGccgcgaggaggaggaggagccgccgccccccccgccgccgggcgaGCAGGAGGACATGGAGACGGGCAACGTGGCCAGCCTCATCAGCATCTTCGGCTCCAGCTTCTCGGGACTGCTCAGCAAGGAGCCCAAGGGCCGGCGGCGGACGCCCCTTGACGGCAacgaggcggcggcggcggggacgcCCGCCGAGGCGGCGGCCGAGCCGGGACAGATCTGCTGCGACGAGCCGGTGCTGCGGACCCTCAACCCCTGGAGCACGGCCATCGTGGCCTTCTGA